From Temnothorax longispinosus isolate EJ_2023e unplaced genomic scaffold, Tlon_JGU_v1 HiC_scaffold_27, whole genome shotgun sequence, the proteins below share one genomic window:
- the LOC139824132 gene encoding uncharacterized protein, whose protein sequence is MPRKGKKNGFRHSRPRKRSFQGNQFTAETETASTSNAAKKLKTADDDIIISQTHGYRIIEFFTVFSALTQMLICKNCKKNVTFGETGSRGLGFKIAVTCSCGVRKIDSGPFINSAFEINRRIIFVMGLLGVCKEGINLFCGLMDMCQNFNYKVYYASVENIYTASKGVFHILCHKAVKEEIEVNMQKGKPSQNLIVSGDGTWKKRGFSSLFGVTTLIGQNTGKIIDLVVKSSHCQSCIFWKNKKGTVEYSEWFEDHKETCSINHSGSFGKMEVDSMKEMFSRSEEQFGVRYCNYIGDGDSKTFKALMDLQPYGEDITLKKHECVGHVEKRMGTRLRNIKKAAKLGGKGKLTDTLIKKLTKYYGLAIRRHPDSVEEMKKAIMATYYHLCSTDEKPQHEYCPTGCESWCKWRVAEATGKLTEFEHPPAFHKDVQEQLLSIYQDLSKDDLLERCLGGYTQNSNESFNASLWRLAPKHLHCGAKTIEISAYFATAIFNEGYYPILKIMEAMGIVIGQHTKRFVDSQNDKRLRRAEIRTWENTKEARTANRMQKTAQQKLYEEEEGILYGPGIAD, encoded by the coding sequence ATGCCTCGCAAAGGTAAAAAGAACGGTTTTCGTCACTCAAGACCACGAAAAAGATCGTTTCAAGGAAATCAGTTTACTGCCGAAACGGAAACTGCATCGACGAGTAATGCGgctaaaaaattgaagactGCGGATGATGACATTATTATAAGTCAAACTCACGGCTATCgcattattgaatttttcactgTTTTTAGTGCTTTGACTCAAATgctaatttgtaaaaattgcaagaaaaatgtaacttttGGTGAAACGGGAAGTCGCGGATTAGGATTTAAAATAGCTGTTACTTGCTCATGTGGTGTTCGGAAGATCGATTCAGGCCCTTTTATTAACAGTGCCTTCGAAATTAATAgaagaataatatttgtcaTGGGATTGTTGGGAGTCTGCAAAGAAGGCATAAATTTGTTCTGTGGTCTCATGGATATGTgccaaaatttcaattataaagtatattatgcCTCTGTAGAAAACATTTATACTGCATCCAAAGGTGTCTTCCATATATTGTGCCATAAAGCCGTCAAAGAAGAAATAGAAGTAAACATGCAAAAAGGAAAACCATCGCAAAATTTGATCGTTTCCGGTGATGGAACATGGAAAAAGCGTGGTTTTTCATCTTTATTTGGTGTAACAACGCTCATAGGACAAAACACTGGAAAGATAATTGATCTCGTCGTAAAAAGCAGCCATTGCCAATCCtgtattttttggaaaaacaaaAAGGGCACTGTAGAATATTCCGAGTGGTTTGAAGATCACAAAGAAACGTGCTCCATCAACCATTCTGGATCTTTCGGAAAAATGGAAGTGGATTCAATGAAAGAGATGTTTTCCAGATCTGAAGAACAGTTTGGCGTGAGATACTGCAATTATATCGGCGATGGCGACTCTAAAACTTTTAAAGCCCTTATGGATTTACAACCCTACGGCGAGGATATAACATTGAAGAAACATGAATGTGTTGGGCACGTCGAAAAAAGAATGGGCACTCGCctgagaaatataaagaaagcGGCAAAACTCGGAGGAAAAGGAAAGCTGACGGACacactaataaaaaaattgacaaaatattACGGATTAGCAATAAGAAGACATCCGGATTCGGTTGAAGAGATGAAAAAAGCCATCATGGCTACTTATTATCACTTATGCTCAACCGATGAAAAACCACAACACGAATACTGTCCAACGGGGTGTGAAAGTTGGTGCAAATGGCGAGTAGCAGAAGCGACTGGGAAACTAACTGAATTTGAACACCCACCTGCTTTTCACAAGGATGTTCAAGAGCAATTGTTGTCGATTTATCAAGATTTGTCCAAGGATGATCTATTGGAAAGATGCTTAGGCGGATATACGCAGAATTCAAACGAAAGTTTCAATGCAAGTCTGTGGCGTCTGGCACCAAAACATCTTCACTGCGGCGCaaaaacaattgaaatttCTGCATATTTTGCTACTGCGATCTTCAATGAAGGGTACTAccctattttaaaaataatggaagCAATGGGCATTGTGATCGGACAACATACCAAGAGATTCGTCGATTCACAGAATGACAAACGACTGCGGAGAGCAGAAATTCGTACTTGGGAAAACACGAAAGAAGCTCGAACAGCCAACAGAATGCAGAAAACTGCCCAACAGAAGTTAtacgaggaagaggaaggcATATTGTATGGGCCCGGAATAGCGGATTGA